AACAATTCTGCCAAAACTGCAACTAACCTTTCTATATGTGCTTCTTGATGAGTTGCCATTAAGGATATTCTGATGCGACTTGTTGGGACTGTGGGAGGACGAATAGCCGGGGCAAAAATTCCCGCTTCTTTTAGTTGTTTGCCGACTTGTAGCGCTTCAGTTGCAGTAGGTAACTGAAAACATAGTATTGGCGATGCTGATGGCAGTAATTTCAGGCTGGGTAATTCCTGTAATAATTTTTTTAAGTAATTAACGTTATGCCACAACTGTATCCGGTGTTGTGGTTCTTGTTTAACTATATTAATAGCTGCTAAAGCTGCGGCTGTATCTGCGGGTGATAAGGCTGTGGTGTAAATCCAGCTTGGGGCGCGATTACGTAAATAGTCAATTAAGGTATGGCTTCCAGCTACATATCCGCCCAAACTACCAAGGGCTTTACTCAAAGTACCGACTTGAATTAATTGTCTACCTGTACAACCAAAATGTTCTACGCACCCAGCGCCCGTTTTACCCATGACTCCAGTAGCATGAGCTTCATCAACTAGCAGCATACAGCTAAATTCTTCAGCCAAATCCAACAGTTCTGGCAAAGGGCATAAATCCCCATCCATACTGAAGACGGTATCTGTCAAAATTAAACAACGTCGATAGTTTTGTCGTTGCTGAAGCAATTGGTTTCTCAGTTGGGTGACATCACAGTGGGCATATTCGATAATTGTCGCGCCACTGAGAATTGCCCCATTTTTTAAACTCGAATGATTATATTGATCGGAGAATATTAAATCGCGCTTACCAACTAAAGCGGCGATCGCACCAATATTTGCTAAATACCCAGAACTAAACACTACCGCATCTTGGGTTTGTTTTAAAGATGCGATCGCTCTTTCTAAATCTCTATGTAATTCCCTATGTCCACTGAGTAATCTTGAACCAGTGCTACCAGTTCCAAATTCTTGAGTAGCTGCTACAGCCGCCCCTATCAGTCGTTCATCCCCAGCCAATCCCAAGTAATCGTTACTAGCAAAATTAATTACCTCCTGCCCCGCTAAAAATACAGTTGCCCCTGGACGACCATGTATTGTTTGCACTGAACGATACCAGTCTGCCCGATGAATGGTTAAAAGTGAATTTTGTAACCAAGCATAGGGGTCTGTCATAATAATTCAAAATTCAAAATTCAAAATTTTTAGAGAGTGGGAGGAAAGTAACTGTTGACTATGGACTGTTGACTATGGACTAACTTGCTCACTACTGCTGAGATGTGCGATCGCTTGTTTGATCCAATCTTCTACATAGGCATCTTTGGGTAATCCGATATCTTCGCTGACGACGTGTAGGGCGTGGCTGACTTCATGGGCGGTGTATCCCAAGGCAAATAGGGTCATTTGCACTTCTTCGAGAATACCAGGGGCAGGGCCTTCTGTGGCTACGAAGAAACCTGCTGATTTGCGCCATTCGATGAGTTTGGCTTTGAGTTCCAAACAGATGCGTTCAGCAATTTTTTTGCCTACGCCTGGGGCTTGAATGAGGATTTGGATGTTAGCCGCGATGATGGCTTGGACTAAATCTGGTAGTTCCAGAGTGTCTAAGAGGGCGATCGCTAAAGATGCACCTACACCACTAACGGACAATAGATGACGGAATAAATCACGCTCGGCTGGGGAGGAGAAACCATACAGTAAGGGTACTTCTTCCCGGACTTGGTAATGGGTGAAGATTTGGACTAAATCTCCAGTTGTAGGTAATTGCTTGGCTAGGCGTTGGGGAACTTGCAAATCGTACCCCATCCCGTTCACTTCTAAAGTGAGGATAACGCGATTTGTGCCTACGTTTTGAATACCGGCGACGATACCTTTAAGATAGCTAATCATTCTAGAAAACCAAAGTATTGTAAGCCTTCAATAATTCCACCTGCACAAAAGTTTTTTGCCAGGTAGCGATGGTCTGCGGGATACTCACTGTGCCACTGAAGCAACTCTGGTCGGGCATTCCCGACTATGATCCCCCTTTCGTTGCCCACAGCGAACAAAGCAATATCATTACCTGAATCACCACAGACAACTGTTCTTTCTGCTGCAAATTCCCACTTTTGACGAAGAAACTGCATTGCCTGACCTTTATCGCTGTTTAATGGTACAATGTCAAGGTCTATACCGCTACTATAAATTAACTTTATATTTAGTTCATATTTTTGTAATTCTGCTTCAAGTTTAGGTAGAATGCGGAATGCAGCCTCTTCATGCAGAAAAAAGCTCGCTTTAAAAGGGCGTTGTTCTGATTCTGGTTGCATAACTAATTCAGGAAATTGCCTAGTTACTGATAACACTATTTCCTGATTCCAACCATCAGCAAGAATTTCTGACCATCCAGAATCCGGGTTTCCACTACCATCAAGATAAATCTCCGTACCTACAGACAGGACTAAAGCATCCGGTTCTATGAGATTTTTTGCCTCTTGAAGCTCTTTATAGAGAACAGGCGATCGCCCAGTAGCATAAACTATCTTCGTGCCGTATTCTTGGCGATGCTGCGTCAGTAATTGGCTCAGTTGGACTAAGGCTGCATCATTACCCACCAAAGTATGATCCAAGTCAGTGACAAAAAGAAATGGTTTCATAATCGCGTTCCCAAGTTAGTAATCCTGAGTTCCGAGTTAATCTACCAGATTTTGGCTGCTATGTATTCTCACCAGTGCAAGAATTTTCGTAAATGTATCAAGACTCTACACTCTACATAACTTCTTACTTTTCTTCGTGTCTGTTACACAGCGATGAAAATCTAATCTGCGAAGCTATACCCATTGAGCGACAACAGCAACTCAGGCATCATTTAAAATGCAAGTGATTTCAGCAGATCAGGGATATGAATCTAAAACTTGCATTATGGTTAGTCTGGGGTGCATTTATCTCCTATGTTTTATTTCTAGCGCCGCCCTTCCACTTAGATGCAACGCTAACGCTGTTAAAAAATATATTGACTTTTCAGTGGGCTGAAGTTAATCCTATTATTCTGGCAATATTTTCTTTAGTAGGTATTTGGTTATTAATTTACAGTGGCTTATTATTTATTGATGGCAGGATGCAAAAGATTCCTTTTTGGCCTTTCGCTATAGCATCAGTGGGTTCAGGCGTACTGGGATTCATACCCTACTTGGCTTTGCGTGAACCTAATCAACAATTTTCGGGACAGAAGGATAGTTGTTTGGAGCTACTAGATTCACGTATTTACGGTGTTATTTTAGCATTTAGTAGTGTGATTATACTTACCTACGGTTTTACTGGTGATTGGGGAGATTACTTACAGCAATTCTTGAGCGATCGCTTTATTAATGGCATGAGTTTGGCATTTTACCTATTTTATCTCTTATTCCCCACAATTATTACTGACGATATGGTGCGTCGGCGCTGGACTAATCCGCAGATATTCTTAGCAGTCGTGCTTGTGCCTTTACTTGGTTCTCTGGCTTACCTTTGCCTACGTCCACAATTACAAACATCAACTGTTCGCCAAGAATCATTTTCAAGCTAACCCAAACTTAGTTTGCTATCAAGTCCAGTTAATTACTTACAATACGGTTGGTTTAGTCGGTAATAGGTTGAGCTTCATTGGTAATTCTCTTTTACCATTACCAATTACCAATCTCCACGATAAGATAAGTATTTAAGCGGACATGATATTACTCATCACTCAAAGTTTCAATTAACAAATCTACCTGTTGCTGTCGCTGTTGTAAAAAAGTCTCGCATTGGCGCAAATATTGGACAGCATTAGCAAATTCGTTAAAAACTGTTTCTAATTCTAATTCTCCTGATTCGATGCGAGTAATTATTGCTTCTATTTCTGCAACCTTCGTTTCATAATTCCAATCGGTCTCACCATCAGGATTAGAAGCATTTTTACGTTTCACCATTAATCTTTCTGTGTCCTTATGTGCAAACTGTGGGGCTGGAATTTTTTGTCTTTAATAATTCTATTTACAACTGCTTGTAATCTCAAGGATATTGAGATATGTTACCAATAACACGTTGCTAGTTCCATGATCAAGTCAACTATTATTAATTGATTAATCAAAACTATTCCCAGCTTTTAAATTTACTGGTTAGATATTGTGAATTTTCCTGCTAGTGTTAGCAATTAGTCATGGCACAACCGCTAACTGTTTTAAT
Above is a genomic segment from Nostoc sp. MS1 containing:
- the bioF gene encoding 8-amino-7-oxononanoate synthase — translated: MTDPYAWLQNSLLTIHRADWYRSVQTIHGRPGATVFLAGQEVINFASNDYLGLAGDERLIGAAVAATQEFGTGSTGSRLLSGHRELHRDLERAIASLKQTQDAVVFSSGYLANIGAIAALVGKRDLIFSDQYNHSSLKNGAILSGATIIEYAHCDVTQLRNQLLQQRQNYRRCLILTDTVFSMDGDLCPLPELLDLAEEFSCMLLVDEAHATGVMGKTGAGCVEHFGCTGRQLIQVGTLSKALGSLGGYVAGSHTLIDYLRNRAPSWIYTTALSPADTAAALAAINIVKQEPQHRIQLWHNVNYLKKLLQELPSLKLLPSASPILCFQLPTATEALQVGKQLKEAGIFAPAIRPPTVPTSRIRISLMATHQEAHIERLVAVLAELLSVDG
- the ruvA gene encoding Holliday junction branch migration protein RuvA — its product is MISYLKGIVAGIQNVGTNRVILTLEVNGMGYDLQVPQRLAKQLPTTGDLVQIFTHYQVREEVPLLYGFSSPAERDLFRHLLSVSGVGASLAIALLDTLELPDLVQAIIAANIQILIQAPGVGKKIAERICLELKAKLIEWRKSAGFFVATEGPAPGILEEVQMTLFALGYTAHEVSHALHVVSEDIGLPKDAYVEDWIKQAIAHLSSSEQVSP
- a CDS encoding sucrose-phosphate phosphatase, which encodes MKPFLFVTDLDHTLVGNDAALVQLSQLLTQHRQEYGTKIVYATGRSPVLYKELQEAKNLIEPDALVLSVGTEIYLDGSGNPDSGWSEILADGWNQEIVLSVTRQFPELVMQPESEQRPFKASFFLHEEAAFRILPKLEAELQKYELNIKLIYSSGIDLDIVPLNSDKGQAMQFLRQKWEFAAERTVVCGDSGNDIALFAVGNERGIIVGNARPELLQWHSEYPADHRYLAKNFCAGGIIEGLQYFGFLE
- the xseB gene encoding exodeoxyribonuclease VII small subunit; the protein is MVKRKNASNPDGETDWNYETKVAEIEAIITRIESGELELETVFNEFANAVQYLRQCETFLQQRQQQVDLLIETLSDE